Part of the Camelus bactrianus isolate YW-2024 breed Bactrian camel chromosome 6, ASM4877302v1, whole genome shotgun sequence genome, ATGATCAGTGGTAAAATGTCAGAATGTGAAAAATAGATGATTATTTCTAGAAATTGTGTCACCAAAATTTTCCAACGTTAGGGACCTGGAAATAGGTAATGAAATTAGTACAAGTTTATGAATGGCTGTAAAGTCATGTTgaagttaaatgtatgtagtgcattgATGTTATTAtgtgcctctccctgccccattTCCTGTTACagatctgtttttaattttttccccaaaacttaCTTAACTTCTGAGTTTCTTTCCGTTTTAATATTACAGTTACTACAAGTAGATGGGAAACACTACTTCTAAATATAATAACAAAAAGTCACCATTTGGCAAAATTTGCTAAGACAGTAAAGCTATTTGGTCATATGGCCATGGATGATTTGCTCTATCCGGGAGAGTTTAATTAACAGCCAACCCTCACAGCCAAGGCCGCTACGTGGTCAGCGGGGCCTGGCAGGTTTAGGCGAGATGGGTGCAGGGCTGGTGCTGTTGTCCtccccggggggtgggggtggggtgtgggactGCACCGCCGTACCCAGTGCACCCTTAAGGTGGAGTGAATGAGCAAAGGATCAGAGATTAATTCCATTTTCGGAGTTTTAACTCCTTTTAACCAAAAGGCCTCTTTGCCGAGGCCGATCTGAGGTGGAAACTGGGATATCGCCTGGCGTGGATAGAGGAGGCGATGGAGGGGCACTAGAagccgccgccccccccccccccagcctgtCGCGTAAGGCGATTACACATCTTCCTGGGGACATATTTTCTGTGAGCTCTTGTCTTTAATGCCTGCGGAGCTAGGATTTACCCCCCGCGGTGCAAGACCTCTCTTTGCTCTTTCTGGGGAGGGCGCCTGACAGTTTGCCTCTGATGGGGGGTCCTATGCTTTGCAGAAATGCTCTCCTCTGGTTCTAGGGTTTGCCCTGGCCCATAGGCCGCTTGCGCCCGCAACTAACTCCGCCCTTCGGGGCCTCTTCACTCGCTGTCTCCGCTCCAGGCCTACTCCTCGGTCCCGGTCAGCAACATGAACTCGGGCCTGGGCACCATGAATTCCATGAACACCTACATGACCATGAACACCATGACCACGAGCGGCAACATGACGCCAGCTTCGTTCAATATGTCCTACGCAAACCCAGGCCTAGGCGCCGGCCTGAGCCCAGGGCCTGTGGCTGGCATGCCAGGCGGCTCTGCGGGCGCCATGAATAGCATGACGGCAGGCGTGACGGCCATGGGGACGACGCTGAGCCCAGGCGGGATGGGAGCCATGGGCGCGCAGCCTGCGGCCTCCATGAACGGCCTGGGTCCCTACGCAGCCGCCATGAACCCGTGTATGAGCCCCATGGCGTACGCGCCGTCCAACCTGGGCCGCAGCCGGGCTGGTGGCGGCGGCGACGCCAAAACTTTCAAGCGCAGCTACCCGCACGCCAAGCCGCCCTACTCGTACATCTCACTCATCACCATGGCTATCCAGCAGGCGCCCAGCAAGATGCTCACGCTGAGCGAGATCTACCAGTGGATCATGGACCTGTTCCCCTATTACCGGCAGAACCAGCAGCGCTGGCAGAACTCCATCCGCCACTCGCTCTCCTTCAACGACTGTTTCGTCAAAGTGGCGCGCTCCCCGGACAAGCCGGGCAAGGGCTCCTACTGGACGCTGCACCCGGACTCCGGCAACATGTTCGAGAACGGCTGTTACTTGCGCCGCCAGAAGCGCTTCAAGTGCGAGAAGCAGCCAGGGACCGGGGGTGGGAGCGGGAGCGGCGGCGGTGCCAAGGGCGGCTCTGAGAGCCGCAAGGACCCCTCTAGCGCTGCCAACCTCAGCGCCGACTCACCCCTTCATCGGGGTGTGCACGGTAAGGCCGGCCAGCTAGagggcgcgccgggcccggggccctCCGCCAGCCCCCAGACTCTGGACCACAGCGGGGCGGCGGCGACAGGGGGCGCCTCGGAGTTGAAGACTCCAGCCTCCTCGGCTGCACCTCCGATCAGCTCCGGGCCTGGGGCGCTGGTATCAGTGCCTCCCTCCCACCCGGCTCATGGCCTGGCACCACACGAGTCCCAGTTGCACCTGAAAGGGGACCCTCACTACTCCTTCAACCACCCCTTCTCCATCAACAACCTCATGTCCTCCTCGGAGCAGCAACACAAGCTGGACTTCAAGGCATACGAGCAGGCACTACAGTACTCGCCCTACGGCACCGCATTGCCCGCCAGCCTGCCACTCGGGAGCGCCTCGGTGGCCACCAGGAACCCCATTGAGCCCTCAGCCCTGGAGCCGGCCTACTACCAAGGTGTGTATTCCAGACCCGTTCTAAATACTTCTTAGCTCCCTGGGACTGCGGGTGTGTCTGGCATGGCCATTCTGGtagcaggagagagagggagagagaaggaaaaaaatcaacagcaaaCAAAACCACACATACCAAGCTTAATAAAATCCcacctatttttatttcattttttggtgcACAATCTTTTCCCCAGTGCAAAAGACTGTTactttgttattgttgttcaAAACGCCTTGTGTATATCATTACAAAGCAAACCAACcccaaaccaacaaaaaaaatttcctgcaaaGTTTCATGATCCacaagtgtgtatatataaaatcctCCAACTTCCttgtccctctctccttcttccctcttttccctGCAGACCTGTTCAAATCTGTGCAgggtttatttaaaaaagaaagaaagaaagaaagaaagaaagaaagaaagaaagaaaagaaagagagaaagagagaaagagagaaagagagaaagaaagaaagaaagaaagaaagaaagaaagaaagaaagaaagaaagaaagatggtcAAGCTTGTAAAATATTTGtttgtgcttttttccccctcctcacctgacttcccaccccccccccccaccacccacACAGAAGTTTACAGGTCTATGGCAATACTCTTAACCATAAGAACTGAAAGGGTGAAGAAACAAGTAGACACTAGGGCTGTTAAAAGTGTTGAAGGACAATGCTGCTGTTtgcagcaaaacaaaaacagattatAAACATCAGAGCCATTTGTTTTTCAGCTCACGTTTTGGATACATTCAGATAGCAGATGTCTTAaaatgatatacatatacatcatatatgaacttatttatgcacatgctcagatatgtAGACATTCTCCACATATTTACATAACATATAGAGGTAATAGGTAGGTGATATACATGCTCTTGAAAGAGTTGCCTGACCAAGAAGTTACAAAGACACCCACCCCCTCTCCACCTACATAGAGCCCTGGGAATCAATTCTTCAAGAATTGCCCTCCTCAATAACTGCTCCTTGCTTTGCAGAGCGCCATGGTCATGTCATTCTGAGGTCACATAACATGTATAAAATTAGCTTCTATGTATCTATACCGtttaaaggatatttttttccagaaaaagggAATATTACATTGTTGGAGGAGAGAGTACTTATAGGGAAATGTGTTTCAAAATTTGGTCCAAAATTCCAAAATCCAATTGATTGTGGCCATTTTTAACTATTGCCATCGTGTGCTTGTTTCATTCAGTGTTAATGCACTTTTCACAGTTGGACATGGTGTTAGTATAGCCAGACGGGTTTCATTATTATTCCTCTTCGCTTTCTCAATGTTAATTTATTGCAtggtttattcttgtttttctttacagCTGAAATTGCTTTAAATGATGgttaaaattacaaattaaaatgttaatttttattaatgtgattgtaattaaaatattttgatttaaagaatgaaaatgataaattttaaacTGTGGGATATGTTCTTGATCATTTGCAGTTAAGGactttaaataaatcaaatgctAACAAAAAaggatttttgttattttccttaattaaatcCAAAATAGAAATTCTGAATATGATGTTTATCAAAATCTGGCATTGAATTaagtaacaaaaaggaaaacaatcttaaaaagttgttttgtttatgtttattatGTGAACATGTAGCTAGTAAAAATCAGTTAAGGAAATTCAAT contains:
- the FOXA1 gene encoding hepatocyte nuclear factor 3-alpha isoform X2, with amino-acid sequence MLGTVKMEGHESSDWNSYYADTQEAYSSVPVSNMNSGLGTMNSMNTYMTMNTMTTSGNMTPASFNMSYANPGLGAGLSPGPVAGMPGGSAGAMNSMTAGVTAMGTTLSPGGMGAMGAQPAASMNGLGPYAAAMNPCMSPMAYAPSNLGRSRAGGGGDAKTFKRSYPHAKPPYSYISLITMAIQQAPSKMLTLSEIYQWIMDLFPYYRQNQQRWQNSIRHSLSFNDCFVKVARSPDKPGKGSYWTLHPDSGNMFENGCYLRRQKRFKCEKQPGTGGGSGSGGGAKGGSESRKDPSSAANLSADSPLHRGVHGKAGQLEGAPGPGPSASPQTLDHSGAAATGGASELKTPASSAAPPISSGPGALVSVPPSHPAHGLAPHESQLHLKGDPHYSFNHPFSINNLMSSSEQQHKLDFKAYEQALQYSPYGTALPASLPLGSASVATRNPIEPSALEPAYYQANKSSVEPET
- the FOXA1 gene encoding hepatocyte nuclear factor 3-alpha isoform X1, with the translated sequence MLGTVKMEGHESSDWNSYYADTQEAYSSVPVSNMNSGLGTMNSMNTYMTMNTMTTSGNMTPASFNMSYANPGLGAGLSPGPVAGMPGGSAGAMNSMTAGVTAMGTTLSPGGMGAMGAQPAASMNGLGPYAAAMNPCMSPMAYAPSNLGRSRAGGGGDAKTFKRSYPHAKPPYSYISLITMAIQQAPSKMLTLSEIYQWIMDLFPYYRQNQQRWQNSIRHSLSFNDCFVKVARSPDKPGKGSYWTLHPDSGNMFENGCYLRRQKRFKCEKQPGTGGGSGSGGGAKGGSESRKDPSSAANLSADSPLHRGVHGKAGQLEGAPGPGPSASPQTLDHSGAAATGGASELKTPASSAAPPISSGPGALVSVPPSHPAHGLAPHESQLHLKGDPHYSFNHPFSINNLMSSSEQQHKLDFKAYEQALQYSPYGTALPASLPLGSASVATRNPIEPSALEPAYYQGVYSRPVLNTS